A portion of the Mycobacterium paraseoulense genome contains these proteins:
- the recA gene encoding recombinase RecA, with amino-acid sequence MAQAPDREKALELAMAQIEKSYGKGSVMRLGDEMRQPISVIPTGSIALDVALGIGGLPRGRVVEIYGPESSGKTTVALHAVANAQAAGGVAAFIDAEHALDPDYAKKLGVDTDSLLVSQPDTGEQALEIADMLIRSGALDVLVIDSVAALVPRAELEGEMGDSHVGLQARLMSQALRKMTGALNNSGTTAIFINQLREKIGVMFGSPETTTGGKALKFYASVRMDVRRIETLKDGTNAVGNRTRVKVVKNKVSPPFKQAEFDILYGRGISREGSLIDMGVEQGFIRKSGSWFTYEGEQLGQGKENARTFLMENDDVANEIEKKIKEKLGIGAVVTDGLSDDSVLPAPVDF; translated from the coding sequence ATGGCGCAAGCCCCCGACCGCGAGAAGGCTCTCGAACTGGCGATGGCCCAGATCGAAAAGAGCTACGGCAAAGGCTCGGTGATGCGTCTCGGCGACGAGATGCGTCAGCCGATCTCGGTCATCCCGACCGGATCCATCGCACTGGACGTGGCCCTGGGCATCGGCGGCCTGCCCCGCGGCCGGGTCGTGGAGATCTACGGCCCGGAATCCTCCGGTAAGACCACCGTCGCCCTGCATGCGGTGGCCAACGCCCAGGCCGCCGGTGGCGTCGCGGCGTTCATCGACGCCGAGCACGCCCTGGACCCCGACTACGCCAAAAAGCTCGGCGTGGACACCGATTCCTTGCTGGTCAGCCAGCCCGACACGGGGGAGCAGGCCCTCGAGATCGCCGACATGCTGATCCGCTCCGGCGCGCTGGACGTTTTGGTGATCGACTCGGTGGCGGCGCTGGTGCCGCGCGCGGAGCTCGAGGGCGAGATGGGTGACAGCCACGTCGGGCTGCAGGCCCGGCTGATGAGCCAGGCCCTGCGGAAAATGACTGGCGCGCTGAACAATTCGGGCACCACCGCGATCTTCATCAACCAGTTGCGCGAGAAGATCGGGGTGATGTTCGGCAGTCCGGAAACCACCACGGGTGGAAAGGCCTTGAAGTTCTACGCGTCGGTGCGCATGGACGTGCGCCGGATCGAGACGCTCAAGGACGGCACCAACGCGGTCGGTAACCGCACCCGCGTCAAGGTCGTCAAGAACAAGGTGTCGCCGCCGTTCAAGCAGGCCGAATTCGACATCCTTTACGGCAGAGGGATCAGCCGGGAAGGCTCGCTGATCGATATGGGTGTGGAACAGGGCTTCATCCGCAAGTCCGGTTCCTGGTTCACCTACGAGGGCGAGCAGCTCGGTCAGGGCAAGGAGAATGCCCGCACCTTCCTGATGGAAAACGACGACGTGGCCAACGAGATCGAGAAGAAGATCAAGGAGAAGCTTGGCATTGGCGCGGTCGTGACCGATGGCTTGTCCGATGACAGCGTCCTGCCCGCCCCCGTCGATTTCTGA